A stretch of Lentisphaera araneosa HTCC2155 DNA encodes these proteins:
- a CDS encoding type II toxin-antitoxin system HipA family toxin yields MSRCLISMENCRSGEYTEKSLRRLNPKLRHLNVLNYNQNEQLRISRDQVDKISIQGVQPKYSVKLSVSTESFELVEKYGTFILKPQNPEWQEFPENEAFTMYMAGLYGIDVPLSGLIRCSDHSLSYFIKRFDRIGRNKKLHVEDFSQLAELSRKTKYNYSLEKLIKLIEIYCTFPKIELAKLFRIFLFNFCFGNEDMHLKNYSIITNAKGFVQLSPCYDLLNTVAVYRFYNKDFKDIEQSALSLNGKRKKIGLADFKTLAEKMSLQPKIIDQAYKDLGHLLKQAENLLTLSFMSEEMQTSYREVLAKHSKILFA; encoded by the coding sequence ATGAGTCGCTGTTTGATTTCTATGGAGAATTGTAGATCGGGGGAATATACAGAGAAGTCTTTAAGGCGCTTAAATCCCAAACTTCGTCATTTAAATGTATTAAATTATAATCAAAACGAGCAATTGCGTATTAGTCGTGATCAGGTTGATAAAATTTCCATTCAAGGTGTACAACCTAAGTATAGTGTCAAACTAAGTGTGAGTACAGAGTCTTTTGAATTAGTTGAAAAGTACGGGACATTTATCCTGAAACCGCAAAATCCGGAATGGCAAGAATTTCCCGAAAATGAAGCTTTTACAATGTATATGGCGGGGTTGTATGGCATTGATGTGCCATTAAGTGGTCTGATTAGATGTTCAGATCACTCTCTATCCTATTTCATCAAGAGATTTGATCGTATAGGAAGAAACAAAAAATTACACGTGGAAGATTTTTCTCAGTTGGCAGAGTTGAGCAGAAAAACTAAGTATAATTACAGTCTTGAAAAACTGATTAAATTAATAGAGATTTACTGCACTTTTCCTAAAATTGAGTTGGCAAAACTCTTTCGTATATTCTTGTTTAACTTTTGCTTTGGTAATGAAGATATGCATCTGAAAAATTATTCAATTATTACGAATGCTAAAGGTTTTGTGCAACTGTCACCTTGCTATGATTTATTAAATACTGTTGCAGTATACAGGTTCTATAATAAAGATTTTAAAGACATTGAACAGAGTGCCTTGTCACTGAATGGTAAACGAAAAAAAATAGGGCTAGCAGACTTTAAGACTTTAGCCGAAAAAATGTCTCTTCAGCCTAAGATCATTGATCAGGCATATAAAGATTTAGGACATCTTTTAAAGCAAGCAGAAAATTTATTAACTTTATCATTTATGTCGGAGGAGATGCAGACTTCGTATAGAGAAGTTCTCGCTAAACATTCAAAAATTCTTTTCGCTTAA
- a CDS encoding HipA N-terminal domain-containing protein, which translates to MKALIMRRLEVSLHGELAGHLSEFNSSTYLFEYLSDYKGPPISRTMPCSVIRYKFDQFPPFFDGLLPEGAQLEYLLKSMKIDAHDYLSQLIAIGDDFVGAISIKELSE; encoded by the coding sequence ATGAAGGCATTAATAATGAGAAGGCTTGAGGTTTCCTTACACGGGGAGCTTGCTGGACACTTAAGTGAGTTTAATTCAAGTACTTATTTATTTGAATATTTAAGTGATTATAAAGGGCCACCTATCTCACGAACGATGCCATGTTCTGTTATTAGATATAAATTTGACCAGTTCCCCCCTTTTTTTGATGGTCTTTTGCCAGAAGGAGCTCAATTAGAGTATTTGTTAAAGAGTATGAAGATTGATGCGCATGATTATCTCTCTCAATTAATTGCCATTGGGGATGATTTTGTCGGTGCGATTTCGATAAAGGAATTATCTGAATGA
- a CDS encoding sialate O-acetylesterase yields MPKIITAIFSFLLLHSFSLMAEDKVGANTKPANMSKPVKVFILMGQSNMLGFGKISGGKDGCLDYAVKNEGLYPFLQDAKGRWITRQDVRNVFTMGSGGPQSRGGVKKNEFMTINKGKIGPEIGIGHYMGNLYGEPVLILKSCIGNRSLGWDLLPPGSPSYVFEDKDKKSKQMKTYVYAGYGQSPDRWEKGTQAKAINWKAGVQYDGDIARAKNVLNNLDKYYPGAKSYEVAGFFWWQGDKDRYNTGHAIKYEQNLVNLFKALRKDFNSPKAKMVVATLGQTKKETAKGNEKLILDAMFALEKNPTFKGDVKTVYTHPLSMGGASNSHYGGNAKTYMNVGLAMGKAMEELLK; encoded by the coding sequence ATGCCAAAAATTATAACTGCCATATTTAGTTTCTTATTACTCCACTCTTTCAGCCTTATGGCTGAAGATAAAGTGGGCGCGAACACAAAGCCTGCCAACATGTCTAAACCAGTCAAAGTTTTTATTCTCATGGGCCAATCGAATATGCTCGGCTTTGGCAAAATCTCCGGGGGGAAGGATGGTTGCCTGGATTACGCAGTAAAAAATGAAGGTCTCTATCCATTTTTACAGGATGCAAAAGGCCGTTGGATCACTCGCCAGGACGTTCGCAATGTATTCACCATGGGCAGTGGAGGACCTCAGAGTAGAGGCGGCGTCAAGAAAAATGAATTCATGACCATAAACAAAGGTAAAATCGGCCCGGAAATCGGCATCGGTCATTACATGGGCAACTTGTATGGCGAACCGGTTTTAATCCTCAAAAGTTGTATTGGCAACCGTAGTTTGGGCTGGGATTTACTGCCTCCGGGGAGCCCCTCCTACGTATTCGAAGATAAAGACAAGAAATCTAAGCAAATGAAGACCTACGTTTATGCTGGCTATGGCCAAAGCCCCGATCGATGGGAAAAAGGTACGCAAGCCAAAGCCATTAATTGGAAAGCCGGCGTTCAGTACGACGGAGATATTGCACGGGCAAAAAACGTTCTCAATAATCTCGACAAGTATTACCCAGGGGCTAAGAGCTACGAAGTCGCCGGCTTCTTTTGGTGGCAGGGAGATAAAGATCGCTATAACACGGGTCACGCGATCAAGTATGAACAGAATCTTGTAAACTTGTTTAAAGCCTTGCGCAAGGACTTTAATAGTCCAAAAGCCAAAATGGTCGTGGCTACTCTCGGCCAAACCAAAAAAGAAACAGCTAAGGGCAATGAGAAATTGATTCTTGACGCCATGTTTGCCCTAGAGAAAAACCCAACATTCAAAGGCGATGTAAAAACCGTCTACACTCACCCGCTCAGCATGGGCGGCGCCTCAAATAGCCACTACGGCGGCAATGCCAAAACTTATATGAACGTCGGCCTCGCCATGGGCAAAGCCATGGAAGAATTACTGAAATAA